The Xiphophorus maculatus strain JP 163 A chromosome 5, X_maculatus-5.0-male, whole genome shotgun sequence nucleotide sequence CAACTCTCGCACATTGAACATGAGATGCACGCAACTAGCCTGTTTCACACATTCTTGCGCCATGCGGCCACTTTCAcacatggctgaaaaacaatttcacaactGATAACATCACTTCACAAAAAAGAGGACACGGACAACATACGGAAAAACAAGACTGGGAGAGCAAGAGCAGAAATGTATTTCCACTTGTTGTTCATGTGTGTTGCTTCAACCATCAGCTGAAAATTCAATATCATATACTAATCTGTTTAATTGCAACTTGTTCCCGTGTAACCTTTATGAATGTCTCATCTGATGCTGTTCGCTTTTTAGACAcaatataaaatactttttccccccagaaGAACAGGTTTACAATTCATTTGCAAACATGAAGTCTTTGTCCTATTTATTTTCAGGTGTACattcagtgccttgcaaaggtattcataGCAAATGCTGAGAAAGTGTAAAACATACAAGTTATTGCATGTTTTGTGACAATTTTAGCACTGCAACCAACAAAAACTGgagcataactgtgaagtggaaggaagatgATGCATGAATTGTGAGGATTTTTaacacacaaattaaaatctagAAAGTGTGCCATGCACATGTATTCAGGCCCCATagctcctaaataaaatccagtgcagccATCAAAAGTCACCTGGTTGCTGAATATAGTCATTTACTCTTTGTATAACTCCAGCCCTCAGAGGTTTGTGGAGGACATTATTGAGCAAACTGCATAATGAACAAGGAACAAAGaataagaataaagttgtgaagAAAGTTTAAAGTTGGGTtcatagagagaaaaaaatctctatGTTTTAGCAATTCATCATCAGAAAATAGAAGGAATGTTACAACTGCTAACCTAATAACATGCGTTGTCCAcgtgaaatgtgaaaaaaaaaaaggacagaggGAGCATTAGTTGGTAAAACAGCCAAACGTTGTGACTcctgaggagctgcagaaatctgtAGCTTTTGAGGGAGAATTTTCTCAGAAACCACACATTCCTCATCTACCTTCATGGATTAGTGGCAAAAACTCCAACATTGTTTACATTACAGGTCTGCTTGACGTAAGTCATAAGAGACACAACAAACCTGCTGCAAAAGGTGCTCTGGTTAGAAgaaaccaaaatgtaaagttgcGGTCTACATGCAAAAAACATATtggataaaaactaaaacctctCATCAGCCTGAATACTTTATCCCTGCTGTGAAACTTGTTGGTGGCAGAATCATTCTTGAGTGACACTTTTCTTCAGTAAGGACAGGGACTCTAGACAGAGTTGCTGGGAAAGTGggtggagctaaatacagactagacctgaaaaaaaaaatgttagaagctgcaaaagacttaaACTGAGTTTTGCAGTACAGCATGCAAATTATCTTAAACATGCTGAATGGGACTAAATCGCATTTATGCATTGGATTGGCCCAGTCAAATCCAAGACCTAAACCcagttgagaatctgtggcaagacatCCAGTCTGACAGAGCTTGtgcattttattattgtgtgtttgcttatttatactgtatatatttgaccttttgcacgggagctgcaatggaaatttcgttgaattctgttcaatgacaataaatgctatctatctatctttacaaaaaaatgggTGAATTTTACAGTCTCTAGATGTGAAAAGCTGGCTTGTAGATATAAACACATCAAAACGTAACTCTGCAAAGTACTGATTCAGCAAGAGTAGAAACAAAAGCATAGTTTTCAACTCTTATTTACTTGAAAACCATGTCTCGTTTTTTTCTCTTCGTAGTTATGAACTACTTTGTGTCTGGTCAGTCTCATGAAATCTGTAGGCACTGaaaattgtcatgttttgtATTAGTACAAAACATGAGTTATTTGTACTggattttgtttcttgttttcaagAGGTTTTTATAATTCTGACTCCTGATAATTGTTGTTTGTATGGGGTCTTTTAAACTTTTGCAATACTATtataaatggaacatttttgtaaaaaataggATTTGTCCTCTAACAGATTTCTtgtgttttagcttttttgtcataaatgtttcagatcattagaGGAAGTcttaaaaactaacaaaatgacAATACAAGTTATTTGAAAACTTGTATTGTAGTACAGGTTTTAAAGTAATGAACTGAAGGGGGAAAGGTCATCCAAACTAACCTAAACTGGATGGGCAATCCTTGATTGCAACAATCACCATCAATCATCACCCTAATGAGTCTTTTATGCTGCTGTGAATGAATTGTTGTCCagtctttgcagaattgtttttaatctgctaCACTGAAAGGTATAAAGCATGAACAGCTGTGAGTGTATGATGgatgcatggttgtttgtccggCTTGTTTTCACAttgtcctgtgatggactggcctACCTCTCACCCAGTGAGCATTCCTCAACCCTGTGAGGAAAAGTCTGTATAGACAATGAATGGATAAACAAATGCCGGTGGAATTGCTGATGTACTTTACATTATTATGCTGGCTACAAACTGATGGTTTCATATTCTCCTGGATTTTTTGTCAGAGAAAACAGTATCCTGACAAACTTAGCTATATATGTACAAACATTCTCAGAGGAAATGTTCCTGTTCCTATTTTTGCTTTCACTTGGTAACCTGACTCTAGAAGCCATGCATCAAGACAATAGcgcaaatattcaaaataaattaaaccagaGGGCAAATAATATTAGATTCACCCAGACATAGCTCTTACAAATGTATCTTATAAACCAACAGTGAAGAAGTTCTGATTTCAAAACCAGATTGCTGCATCTCTCTAAACACACATAACTTAGGCAACATGTTAGCAAAGGTGCCCTTGGCCCAAGAACCTTGTTTGCATATGAACAAGAATTGTTTCTATTAttcagaaagtgttttttgaTGTAACTGTTTGTGTGTACAGGGTAACGAGTACATTGGCCAGTATGCTACTTAGGACAACACTACCATTGCTCTAAACATGATCCCCTGAAGCGTATTGCTGCTTACCAAAGGGGAGAGTGGAAATGATCCAGTGTCTCCCCAAAGGGTTCAACCACAGATCCAGCTTTGCTGTTTATCTCTCTGTCTGGTCCCGGACCATCTTGGAGAGCTGATAACTTCTGCCTGTTACACAGATACAATACATCTGGAAAAGAAAGTGCCGGCTGACAACTTTTGCTACTGTAACATCCTGTGCCCGGAAGTTATTAGTAGCCTACATAACAAGGCCCCCCCCCGCATTCTGTACAGAGATGGAGAAGAGTATTTTATTCTTGACATacatttctggagaaaaacatCTTACATAGAAAATATTGGTGGATCATTTGTCAGCTGGTATGAGAGCACTACTGTATAGAAAAAGACTTGAGGACAACTCATTAGCAGTTCTTTGCAGTTGAATTGTCATATACAATATAATCTGACCCACCATAGATACACTTTCTCAACTGTAGTAGAGCTTAAATTGTTCTCTGTCACTACATCAGGATTACAGAGACACTGACAGTCTTAAAGCAAGATAGACTAGGTGTGTTTTCATCAGCAACTAGTGGGTATTaagcaaaaaatacacaatacaaGTTTCTCTGTGATGGTCTGATATTTTTGTACAAGTTAAACATTTGCAAGAATTGAATGGATGTTGGCCATATCATCGCTCTACCATTTTATTTGGGTCATTTTTGTTATCTTGTACTTGTCTTTCTCACCTGCCACAAGATAGTAgactcacactcacacagaaTAATATGTCTCAGTTTCATACTCAGTTATCAGAGTAGAAATGTACTTTAGCAACAAAcaagcaagcaaacaaaaacagactatTTGCGTTGATTCTGGTTTAGAATAAGATAACGTTCATGTTTCTAATTACTTAATCAAATTCTGTCTTCATTCTATTTATCTACAGGAAATGTATCATGAGAAAGGAAGTCCGATCACAAACGCATGACAGACCTGAGCTCATATATCCTCCTTGTCCAGCAAGAATACGTTAATGGTTGGAACTGCCCGCCCCAACCTCCATTACTGCCCTCGCAGACACAGCCTGATGATCACCGGTGCCATGGGAGCGGTGAGGGTCAACAGGTATGTTGGATAGAAGTTAAAACCATGTCCGTAATTACAGTTTAGAAGCAAGTCATTGTACACTGTTTATACAGTGTACAATGACATCAAAAGAAAAGTGCTGTTCACCACAAACCACAAAAGATACCCACCAATCTATATTTAGAGTCATGGAAGTGAATGTGAAAGCTTAAATGTGTGTGGTGGTGTTGGTGTTGTAGTTGAGGTAGATGTGAGGGAAATATTGTTTGCAATCAATAGCCTTTTTCACAAAGCATTACGTCACAAacgcacaaaaacaaaccaccACTGAGCTCCCTCTGCCTGTTCATAAATCACAAGTGGATACAGCAATATCCTGCACAGCTGAGAGTTTTCCAAACTGAAGTTGGCATGGGATATCAGGAGGAGTAATGGGACATTGACGTCACCATTTTGCATTGGATCGGTTTTCAAGTTCTTTGTGTATGAACAGTGTATCATCAGCCAGCTGATGAAGGGCTGTGACTACCTTGTTTAGTGAGACTGGTGCGTAATACAGGTGGCTGAGTTCTACCAACTCAATGCATCGCTCCTTTCACAAAACACATGGAGACAAAAAAAGGCATCTTTATAAAATCTTGAAGTGACTTGTAAAACGGGCTATTGGCAGAAAAGTTGGGTGCCAGGTAGCCTGCACCCAAGCACACTATTAAAAGAGTGCTTTGCagtatttcaataaatattagGAAGTTGTCCATTATCTTATATCTTATATCTGCTTTGTTGACTCTGGTCATGTCTAGTTAATGTTAGCAGTTTTGTTGGAATTTCTGTTGGAGCTAACACCATCAGTACCTTAGAATAGCACTTAATACAgtctttcaaaatgaaaagagaaacgCATGAGTTTGTAAAATTGGGATCAGGTTAGTTATCTTTTGTaccttcttctccttttttcctcTAGATACAGCATCGTTTCCACTGATGAAGATATGCTGAAAATCTCAAGTTTGGGCCTCCACAACGGCCACAGTCCTCTGACACAGCAAACACTATCAGGGGCATGCATGCGGGGtgaggaaggaggtggaggaggagagtATCCAGGAGGTGATGAAGTTCTAGGGGCTTTGCCCTTGAGGATGACGAAAGAGCCGATCATCCACAGCAGCTGTCGTTCCTCTCCTCTGTGTCGTCTGGACCTGGATCTTAGCACTGGACGGCTGCGCAGCCGTTTCGTGAAGAAGAACGGCCAGTGCAATGTAGTTTTCAATAACATGGAGGATAAACCACGACGATACCTGGCTGACATTTTTACCACTTGTGTAGACATACGTTGGCGTTACTTGCTGCTCATCTTTACCGCTACTTTCCTTCTATCCTGGCTGCTCTTTGGTTTTATCTTCTGGGGAGTTGCTCTTGCTCATGGGGACTTTGAACTGGACCTTCCTGTGGCGGATGAGAATCCTAGAAGTATCTCAGAGGAGGCAAAAGATAAAAAGCGGCCATGCATTCTCCACATCCAGGGTTTCATTGGGGCTTTCCTCTTCTCAATAGAGACCCAGACCACTATTGGATATGGCTTCCGGTGTGTCACTGAGGAATGTCCGATTGCTGTTGTGACAGTGGTAGTGCAATCCATTGTGGGGTGTATAATTGACTCTTTCATGATTGGCACCATCATGGCAAAGATGGTTCGCCCCAAAAAGAGAGCGCAGACCTTGTTGTTCTCGCATAATGCAGTCATCGCCCTGAGAGATGGTAAGCTGTGCCTCATGTGGCGCCTAGGGAACATGCGTAAGAGCCACATTGTTGAGGCGCATGTGCGTGCGCAACTCATCAAACCGCACGTGACAGCTGAGGGTGAGTACCTTCCCTTAGAACAAACAGACATTGATGTTGGCTATGACGACGGACTGGATAGACTGTTTTTGGTGTCACCACTGGTGGTTGTCCACGAGATCAACAAAAACAGTCCTCTTTTCAACCTGAGCCACAGTGACCTACAGAAGGAGGACTTTGAGATAGTGGTCATCTTGGAGGGGATGGTGGAGGCCACAGCCATGACTACACAGGCCCGTAGCTCTTACTTGGCCAGAGAGATCCTTTGGGGTCACCGCTTTGAGCCGGTGGTGTTTGAGAAGGGTGACCGCTACCATGTGGATTATTCCCGCTTCCATAAGACTTACGAAGTGCCATCTACACCTCAATGCAGTGCCAGAGAACTGAGCCAGAAAAAGGGTCACAGTGGGCAATTGTCTTCTTCAAGTTCAAGCTTCTCCCGATCTCCATCACTGTTTGCTCCAAGAGCAGCAAGACATTTGCAGGGATCTCACTCCCCCAGTGCTTTCTGCTATGAGAATGAAGTAGCTTTGTGCTGCGGAGACGATGCAGATGATGAGGAGGCAGATAAGGAAATGGACGGTctcaaaacaggaagtaaaaggGAGATAAAAATAAGGGATGACATTCACTTGGATTACAAAGGGGCATTTGTGAAAGAGCAGACAGTAGAGATGCTGTGTGTTCTGGACACAGAGAATCAGATCAGCCTTGATAGACTACAGCCAACCCTACCTTTATACATCAGCAGAGAATCAGGAGTTTGATTAATGATAATTCctgccattttgtttgttgtctgACATTGTTTGATTCAACCAAAGCACTGAACtgagataaatataaaatatgaaagatgCAGTGTGAGCTTTGCATGTGGAGTGAGAGAGGTTTGTTTTCTTAGAACTggaatacattttgtttttgtgtaaaatacagtttcagtcaaaaaaagaaaaaagacggCATGTGTAAAAACCTCAGAGGtcttctaattttaaatgtggtGACAGagtaatacttttatttcacaaggcatcttgaaaatgtaaatgttttcctaATTTATTCAGTATTATTTGTGTTTGGTCTATAACTACCTGAagctttttgttgttaatttccagtcttttttttgtaaatatatgcTTTTATTAACTTTACTTTGGATCTGTTCAGGTCTTAGGAcagaatgtttatttattatttaatatataaaggcaagaaagcacaaaataattttcttggTCATCTGTATTTTGAAATAGTGTCTTCTTGAATGAGTTTCTTTAActatttgtatttaattaatttgtttcttgAAAGTCCAATGCACTATGTTCCTAAATTACCCAGCACAAAAGAGGTACATAGTGCAGAAACATGAGATTAAAGTAAGACCTGTGCAAATGAACAAGCACTTTATTATAATATTATCAATAGAAACAAACACTTCACAACTGTCTCTTCATTTTGTATGATCAAACAACTATTAAACAGCAGTTTATACtgttaaaacttaaattgtctGTGCTTTGTTTCTATGCTCTTGTGCAATGGCCCTCCATACAAGTTCATCTAGGGTTTGTTCCTCCTAAGATAACTTCATTAACCTTGTGTTTACTTATCAACTGAATATATCTGCTCATCTGAGTCACACGCATATGAACTTGAAGTGACATTCAATTCTTAACTCAAAGGGTTTAATATGATGTCACCCTTTGCAGCTGTAACAGCTTCAACTCTTGAGGAAAGTGTTTTCCTGAAAGCAGTGCATTTATGGAATTTTCTGACCATTCTTTCAGAAATGCATTTGTGAGATCAGATGCTGATGTTGGACAAGCTGATCCAGTCTACTTTATTTCAAATGCTTTTTGTTAGGTTCAAGTAAGGACAGTGCATGCAGGCAAGTTCTAAGACAACTTAGTCACTTATTAGCTTTATGAATCTTGCTTTGTACAGTGGTATGCAGTCATGTTGAAGGAAGAAAGGGGCATCCTCAAACTACCCCCTCAAAATTGGGGGAATAAAATTATTCGAAATGTCTTAGTGATCTGAGCTCATCACACCATGTGTCTCAGAACCCACTTACCTTATTCTGTGATTTTACATGGCCTACCTTAATGTGGCTGAGTTGCTGTCATTCCTCTCACTCCACTTTGTTATATTTCATCAAAAGCTGACTGAGAAAATGAACAAGTGGCATCCTAACATTTCACCACTGACCCGTTCCTTTACTTATGATTGTGTAGGTAGAACCAGTCTGCACACTTAGGTGCTGGATGATATACAGCTGTCATCATGAAAGAGATTAGAACACCTGAGATCAATGATTTGGAGAGATGTGCAACCAATTAATTTAATGCTAGTTAATATGTAGGGCAATATAATGTGTGTTgctttcaataatattat carries:
- the LOC102235546 gene encoding ATP-sensitive inward rectifier potassium channel 12-like: MVGTARPNLHYCPRRHSLMITGAMGAVRVNRYSIVSTDEDMLKISSLGLHNGHSPLTQQTLSGACMRGEEGGGGGEYPGGDEVLGALPLRMTKEPIIHSSCRSSPLCRLDLDLSTGRLRSRFVKKNGQCNVVFNNMEDKPRRYLADIFTTCVDIRWRYLLLIFTATFLLSWLLFGFIFWGVALAHGDFELDLPVADENPRSISEEAKDKKRPCILHIQGFIGAFLFSIETQTTIGYGFRCVTEECPIAVVTVVVQSIVGCIIDSFMIGTIMAKMVRPKKRAQTLLFSHNAVIALRDGKLCLMWRLGNMRKSHIVEAHVRAQLIKPHVTAEGEYLPLEQTDIDVGYDDGLDRLFLVSPLVVVHEINKNSPLFNLSHSDLQKEDFEIVVILEGMVEATAMTTQARSSYLAREILWGHRFEPVVFEKGDRYHVDYSRFHKTYEVPSTPQCSARELSQKKGHSGQLSSSSSSFSRSPSLFAPRAARHLQGSHSPSAFCYENEVALCCGDDADDEEADKEMDGLKTGSKREIKIRDDIHLDYKGAFVKEQTVEMLCVLDTENQISLDRLQPTLPLYISRESGV